TAGGAAAATGGTTCTTCAAAAGATTGATAGTTCGAGATTTGTGCATATTAGACTTTGATATTTAGCAATTCAAATTTAGCACAATAACATAGGCGAGCTATAATTTTATCTGCATCTTTCAATTTACTGTTATATATCAGCTTATAACCATCTAATCATGAGTGGATGTAGAGTAATTGATCCAATAATTCTGGCTCAAATCTTGTACTATGTGTTCAAAtatttattaaatatgtataattGTCAAATTTCACCAAATAACTCAAATAGTCAATATGTTCAATGGCATTTCGAACCTATATAATTTAAATTTTGGATCCACCTCATATTAATATTAATGAAAAATTGGCCCGCGAATAAAGGTCATCAAAGTGACGATGCTGAAATGTTAGAAACTTTGAAATTGTGGGTTCTAGTCTAATCTAATGTACATAATTTTACCTTTAGTAACTTctgattatttatttaataatcaaggcaagaaaaataaattgaaaatcaagctaaaaaaacagaaaaaatgaaTTAAGTAAGACGCAAAACTATAGTCATGGACTCATGGTAATGAAAGACTTTCTAATTACACAGTCCAAATAAAATCCAAACAAAATATAAGGAAAGAACTTAATTGTCACTTAACAAAAGTAGTGCTATTTACTTTTTCTTACAATATCCATTTCTCTTTCCCCTTAATGTGAGTGTTCAAAAAAGCAAAATAGTACTTTGATAATCATTTACACAATTACACCTATAAGAATGTATCTACCATTTCTCAGAAATTAAGAGATTAATGGCCACTTTCAACACCTTTAAGGGTCTAATCAATAATCATCTCATCTACTTAAATAATTTGGAAACCacttttaactttgaaaaatggtgctagttgatttggaaagaaaggattCAGTGTTGGTAGATCTTTGATAATAAGTGTTGGTTAGTTTAGCATATTCCCTTTTGAGTAAGCTATACTTTTAACCTGCACTATACTACTACTAATTAGTGGATCTTTATGTCCTTTAAAACTTGAACTACAGTTATGCAAAGAATGGCACCAAATATAGATGAAACCAGATCTTCACGCTTTTGTCATTAAATGCAAAGATTTACATCTTTCAATTGACTTGCTCccgttttttttcaaaaatctaGTTGTTTATacattttgaaaacaaaatcttCAAGTCCCAAAATCAACTCTAAAGTAGTTTTTtctactcacaaaacttcaaattcTTTTAAAGTAAAATgtatgtccaaacataattttaaCTTTTAAAGTGGCTTTAACTCTCATCtcatcttcaaattttcatttttttcaaatttcaaccaAATTTATGTGCAGTTCCAAGCTAAGTTCCAGGCTTCCAGCTATTGAAAGCAAAGATTGTAATGACTACTAAGTAGTATAATTGTTTGTCTCCCCGCTTCCAATTAAATAATTCCACTTGACTTATAGAGAGAGGGGACAATTGAAATTTCAACAATTTACCAAACTATTCTCAgacaaaaacatgttagaaatttTTCAACGGCAAAACTACAAGCAGATACCAGCATTTTCATCTATTTTATGTAGGAAAATTTTTCaaacaaaaagaagagttagttAAAGTAATCACAGATAATtgagaacaaaaaaaaaagaatttgaacAAAAGAAGTATTCAAAGCATTCAAGGCCTCCCACCACAATCATCTAAATACAAGTCTTAGCTCCCATATAATAACATACACATCAAGATTGTGCCATCTTCAAGATGGAGATGCATAATTACAGTAGTGCAAAGAAATCGGATCATACTCCACTATACGGGTAGTTGATCAAAGACATCAAAACAAGAAGACCAAAAGTAGAAAGGTAGAGGCACCAGTAAGAGTATCTGCTAGTCGACGTGCAATAGAACACAATATGCAACAATAGTTGAGTGGAACTCATGAGATGGCAGAGTAACTATAATCATCCTCAGTAGGAGCCTGAGAAAGAATGGTCAGAAACACAAAGACCCCATATAGAACTGTAGCAATGGCAGTAAAGTTGACTAGGAAAGCCTCGGAACCATATTTAGCCAAACCGTTAACCTCAAGGAATGTAAGCTTCTCAAGGAGTCCTAGACAGGCATTACCAACAGCCATGACATACACAAACATCCCAAAAAGCACATGCCAGGGAAGTGAATCACGCCTAACTTCAGCACTACCCCCAGGGTAGAAGAACACCACAAAGCCATAAATCCACTGCAATTATGTCATCAAGTGATGAGAAACAGCTCCTCATCAGCATATTTCTAGTTATACAGATAAATATTGGATTAAGCTAGGAGCTACACTATATGATCAGCGTACGTGTTTTCTGCTAATATTTAGACGTTTTGAAGAATCCGCTAAAAGTGACAGACCATACCTATGTACACCTTACATTGGGTACATCAAGGCAGATAAAGGATTAATAACATAGACCAGGAGATTCAAGCAAGAACGAATGGACATATTGCGAGTCAGTCCACTTGCAATGAAAGGGCCTTAAACGGGGGCTCTCCCACAAAGTTTTCATGGTTGACATCTAAGTAGTGTATTGCCTCATTGTAAACGGCTATCATTTACTTATGTATAGTGAAGAATAAAGATCACGAAATgcaaaataaacaagaaatattATGAAAATGTCCTAAAAAGAAGTCAAACTCTGTTTGGATCAGAGAACACATGTAAGAACCTACTGGAACGTCATCTCATGACAATTTACAAGCCTCAAACTACTCCTGCACTATTAAATTAGATAAGAGGATTAAAATGGAGCATGGTCTCAGGTATTTGCTAGAGAATCTGATCGGACAAAAAATAACAAGGAGATGAAAACATATGTAGTCATATTACCAGGTATATGGAGTACTCAATATGGGATGTTTACCTGAATGCCATAAAGAACAATAACACCGATCCCGACCCAGGAATGTAAACTGTACAGGTTGGGGATGTTGCTTTCGTTGTGATTTTTGAATGCAGCGCAGATTCCAACTATACCAAGTACGAGCGCAATAGCATGTAAAATTAGATGGATTACTTTCTTCACCTGCTTCTTCAGGGGGAAAGATTTGTAACTCATGATGGCTGCACATTTTGGATTAATAAAACATTAATCGTCAAATGGAATTATTCAAGAAGAAACAGGATAAAACTAATAAAAAAGGCAAATAAAAAAAAGATATTTATAAACATCTCAATCACCTTCTCCCCCAAGAATAATGAAGCCAATAAGCATCAGTACAGGGTGAATCTGGAAACCAAAAAACAATGAGAAAAGATGAAAATACCATAACAGGAAAAATGATGTTATAAGCATCAGTATCAGTACCGCTTAAAGTAGGGAAAACTATCATGTACTTAGCTAAAAGAATCTGGAAGTGATGGTTGAGTTTTTACCAGCTGAATCCATAACAAGAAAAAATCTTCCTCTAGTTTTCTCTTTATAAGTAATTCAATAACATTATCCTTAATTTTCATAATTTGACTCAAATTTCATCTAGCAACATTGTACAACTACAAATTATCCATCATTAGTGTAGGAGGGCTGCAGGTCACATAGTACTTGTTCTCTTGTATTCTAACTTCTACAGTCATAAGGTTCCCCCAAGAGCATTTAGGTACGCATAACACTGAATTAATAAATTCAATGACTTTCCTATATTTTGGATCAATGTTAATGATTTGTAAAATAATCAAATTTTGATCACCGTGCTGCCTAAACATTAGTATTAGAAAGAGAAATGTAGGGATcactacttctatggtgttgttgGACAACTAACTGCGTCAAGATTAACAGACTCCTGATTTGTACATTCCAATGTTTCATATTTTAGAGGCACATACCTACCCATAAAGAGTTAAGGTAGGTAGTGAAATGATCGAAAGCATGGATGTCAACTTCAAAATATACATATAACAAAAAGAACACACCGAAAAAGGGAGAAATATCACCATATAATTCATCCTTCTCCTAAACCAACCCAACAGGGCAAACACCACTAAAAACTTCTGCTTGCACTACGCATAACATCCAACACTGAAGATTTCTCTCAAATTAAACACTGAAGATTTCTCTCAAATTAAACCCTGAAATTTCTATTTTGTAACGACGGCAATTGCTTAAAAGGAAGAAACTAATCAGATTCAGTTGCGAACAGCCTGTTAAAATTTAAAACCAGGAGGAACCACTTTACATCAAAAAAGAACCAGAAGAAAAACATGTCTCCTCGTCTCAAATAGAGTTGACTAGTATTACAAAACTTATTGCAGCTGAACATATCATGATCCACACTACAAAAGGTTATTATCACTTTACAAATCAAATCTTCTAATCttcattaattaaatacatagaatgacaccaaaaaaaaaaaactatacaGAATTGACAGACAACAAGATTCCATATTTCCATGTCAAATAAAGGGGGCAGAGATAAACTTGaaaataaagaaggcaaagatGAAGGGCGTACATTAAAAATGAGATTTTTGTTATCAGCTTCCCAAGCTAAGCCACCCCTAAAGTGAATAGACCAAACCAACACCATAATAGCCGCAACTACGGCCAGAAAGTGTGCCCCAAATGAGAAAGGCAGTGCCTTTAACCCTGTTGCCATCTCCCTTCCTACTCTCTGATTTTCTTCCTCTTCTGTGTTACTATGCTAAAACGTGGAACCACACATAAACGGAGAAATTTGTGGAGTATTATCCTATTACTCTGAAGTCGCTATTGGCATTTGATTTCTGGGAAATTCTCTGGGTTATTTTAACTGTAAATTTTACAGGTGATAATCTTTAAGCCGTCGGATGATGAGGATCTGTCCATCATACGTGGGTCTTTGACAATTGTCCAAATTGGATAGGTTCAGACAGCAACACACGTGTTTCGTCGTGTTTCGGGATTCGTGTTTACCTCTGCGTTTGTCGCTTTTTAGTTTTTACCTCCCCTGAATTCACACGTGAGAGATTATCTTAAGTAAGTCCAAAACAAGAGGCCAAGTATGGTAAAATCGATTTCGATCCACATTCCAAAATTAGGTACGATATATGTAGAAGAAAGGAACACGTTGGGGTAGGTGGACCGTGGGAACTCGAAAGGAGGAAACTGAAGATTGTTATTACTCCGTTATATACGCAACTTTACTTTAATCCAGAAACATATCCAAAATTTCATTCTATGGgtcaatttttaagattttagcCTTAAACCCattaaattatcaaaataacggTTTTATCTCTactattttgtaattttaatgattttttacATATAATTTTATACTTTGCATCGAAAATTATAAGTTCAATTGAACCCG
This sequence is a window from Nicotiana sylvestris chromosome 3, ASM39365v2, whole genome shotgun sequence. Protein-coding genes within it:
- the LOC104227622 gene encoding transmembrane ascorbate ferrireductase 1 isoform X2, which encodes MATGLKALPFSFGAHFLALVAAIMVLVWSIHFRGGLAWEADNKNLIFNIHPVLMLIGFIILGGEAIMSYKSFPLKKQVKKVIHLILHAIALVLGIVGICAAFKNHNESNIPNLYSLHSWVGIGVIVLYGIQWIYGFVVFFYPGGSAEVRRDSLPWHVLFGMFVYVMAVGNACLGLLEKLTFLEVNGLAKYGSEAFLVNFTAIATVLYGVFVFLTILSQAPTEDDYSYSAIS
- the LOC104227622 gene encoding transmembrane ascorbate ferrireductase 1 isoform X1 — translated: MATGLKALPFSFGAHFLAVVAAIMVLVWSIHFRGGLAWEADNKNLIFNIHPVLMLIGFIILGGEAIMSYKSFPLKKQVKKVIHLILHAIALVLGIVGICAAFKNHNESNIPNLYSLHSWVGIGVIVLYGIQWIYGFVVFFYPGGSAEVRRDSLPWHVLFGMFVYVMAVGNACLGLLEKLTFLEVNGLAKYGSEAFLVNFTAIATVLYGVFVFLTILSQAPTEDDYSYSAIS